The Reichenbachiella carrageenanivorans region GACTCGCACTGGGTATTAGTACCTGGGAAGAAATTGTACAATTTAAAACCATATTCGCACACTCCGAGATCAATATGGTCGCTGCTTTTATGGTTTCTTCTATCTACGAAGGGGCCTATTTTTTCAGCAAATGGAAAGAGTCTTTTGCACTAAATGAACAGCTCAGAAATCAGCAAATACGAACCCAGTTCGAAGTACTACAAAATCAGATGAGTCCGCATTTTTTGTTTAATAGTCTCAACACGCTGACTACTCTCATCGCTGAAAATCCTAAAACTGCTATTGATTTTACCCAGACACTATCGGAAGTATATCGCTATATTTTACAAAACAAAGAGAAAGAGCTCGTTCGGCTGAGCGAGGAGCTGGCATTTTCAGAATCATATATCTTTCTGCTACAGATGCGCTATCCCGAAAACCTGACCGTACATTTTTCGATTGAACCCGCGCTGAAAAACCTATACATCGCACCACTGACCCTACAAATGCTGATCGAAAATGCCATCAAACACAATGTCATTTCCAAAACAGACCCCTTGCAAATCGACATCTATGTGGAGCACGACAAAGACCTCATTGTCAAAAACAATTTGCAGTTTAAAAAGACACTTGAAAAATCTACCAAAACAGGGTTGGCCAATATTCGCAAACGCTACCAATATCTAGGACACCGAGAAATAGAGGTAATCGTTTCTCAAAAAAACTACATGGTGGTCGTACCTTTGATCGAAATGTTGACCGAAGTAGAGTTTAGAAAAGAATTGGAAAATGAAAGTATTGATCATTGAAGATGAGGCTCCTGCCTTTCGGCGCTTACAAAAACTGCTAGAAGAAATCGACCCAGATATAGAAATCGTAGAAGTATTCGACGGTATAAAAGAATCCGTAAAGTGGCTCAATCATCACCAGTGTCCAGATCTTATTTTTATGGATATTCAACTCAGCGACGGGCTCGGTTTTGAAATCTTTGAACAAACACAAATATTAAAACCCGTCATATTCACTACTGCTTTCGACGAGTATATGCTCAAAGCTTTTAAAGTAAACAGCATCGATTATCTACTCAAGCCAATCAACAAAGAAGACCTACAGCGCAGCCTCGACAAGTACCGCCATTTAAAATTACAATTTAGCGAAAGCACCCCCCCAACCATACAGGAGTTAATAAAAAACATCCGATTAGATGACCGTAAATTCAAATCTAGGTTTTTGGTGAAAATGGGAGAAAAAATGATGTCGGTAGAAACCGAAGACATTCTTTGCTTTATGGCCAAATCTGGATTAGTCTATTTGCTCACCAAAGGCGGTAAAAAATACCTAATGGATCAAACCCTCGACGAAATCATGAGAGAACTAGACCCCGACAAATACTATCGTGCCAACAGACAACACATCCTAAATTATGCCGCCATAACAACCATACACAAATTTGGCAAAAGCAAACTGCTCGTAGAAACCACCTTCGACCACGACGAACAAATCATAGTAAGCAGTGAAAAAGCGACTGCCTTTAAACAGTGGCTCGGATAAAACCCGTTGAGTGTTTCATATTTATTATCACATTCTGTTGCAAATTCGTTAATATATTAACTAGTGCCTTTACTTTTTGTCAAAAAAAGACACTAAA contains the following coding sequences:
- a CDS encoding sensor histidine kinase; this encodes MKWPREKVIRWTGIPFVGLLMTFIIKDHKHEEHSFIINVLVSVLFTGTLWNGAVLIIFKLRDLMPKVSQTNKRLLITYLFVCLFMVVCPNLIRLALGISTWEEIVQFKTIFAHSEINMVAAFMVSSIYEGAYFFSKWKESFALNEQLRNQQIRTQFEVLQNQMSPHFLFNSLNTLTTLIAENPKTAIDFTQTLSEVYRYILQNKEKELVRLSEELAFSESYIFLLQMRYPENLTVHFSIEPALKNLYIAPLTLQMLIENAIKHNVISKTDPLQIDIYVEHDKDLIVKNNLQFKKTLEKSTKTGLANIRKRYQYLGHREIEVIVSQKNYMVVVPLIEMLTEVEFRKELENESIDH
- a CDS encoding LytR/AlgR family response regulator transcription factor translates to MKVLIIEDEAPAFRRLQKLLEEIDPDIEIVEVFDGIKESVKWLNHHQCPDLIFMDIQLSDGLGFEIFEQTQILKPVIFTTAFDEYMLKAFKVNSIDYLLKPINKEDLQRSLDKYRHLKLQFSESTPPTIQELIKNIRLDDRKFKSRFLVKMGEKMMSVETEDILCFMAKSGLVYLLTKGGKKYLMDQTLDEIMRELDPDKYYRANRQHILNYAAITTIHKFGKSKLLVETTFDHDEQIIVSSEKATAFKQWLG